The genomic segment AGACCGTGAAGATTTACGAGCAGGGCAAGAAGTACTACGATGCGCTGAAGTCGGTGAACAACCTCGTCAAGGACGCACGCAAGGTGCAGCAGACCATCCTCATGGTGGGCGACATCACGGACATCTACATCAACAACTACCAGAAGATGATGCACGATGACAATTTCTCCGTGGAGGAACTCTCCGCCATCGGCTTCGGCTACACCAAACTGCTGGAGGAAAGCAACGATGTGCTGACAGAACTGAAGAATGTGGTGAACATCACGACCCTTTCCATGACGGACAAGGAGCGAATGGACGTGGTGGAACGCTGCTACTCGAAGATGAAGCGTTACCGCAATCTCGTGAGCTATTATACCAACAAGAACATTTCCGTGAGTTATCTGCGTGCCAAGAAGAAAAACGACCTCGACCGCATTATGGGACTCTACGGCAAGTCAAACGAGAAATACTGGTAGCCTATGGATTTCGAGAATCTTCACCAGATACTGCGCTCCCTGTATGACGAGATGATGCCGCTGTGTTCCGACATGACGGACATCGCCAAGGGACTTGCAGGACTTGGGGCGCTGTTCTATGTCGCCCTGAGGGTTTGGCAGTCACTGTCAAGGGCAGAGCCGATAGATGTATTTCCGCTGCTCCGTCCGTTTGCCATCGGACTTGCCATCATGTTCTTCCCGACCATCGTGCTCGGTACGCTCAACAGCGTGATGAGTCCCATCGTGCAAGGTACACATTCCATGTTGGAGACACAGACCTTCGACATGAATGAATACCGGGCGCAGAAAGACAAACTGGAGTATGAGGCGATGAAACGCAATCCGGAAACTGCATACCTTGTAAGCAACGAGGAGTTTGACAAGCAGCTTGACGAACTCGGCTGGTCACCAGGCGACGTGGTGACAATGGCAGGAATGTATGTGGAGCGTGGCATGTACAGCATGAAAAAGAGCATCCGTGATTTCTTCCGTGAACTGCTGGAGCTGCTGTTCCAAGCCGCTGCACTGGTCATAGACGTGCTGAGGACATTCTTCCTCATTGTCCTGTCCATCCTCGGACCGCTTTGTTTCGCCATATCGGTATGGGACGGATTCCAGTCCACGCTGACGCAATGGTTCTGCAGGTACATACAGATTTATCTCTGGCTACCCGTTTCGGACTTGTTCAGTACCATCCTTGCCAAGATACAGGTGCTGATGCTGCAAAACGACATCGAGGCATTGCAGAACGATCCGAACTTTTCCATTGAGGCAAGCAACGGTGTTTACATCGTTTTCCTCATCATCGGAATCATCGGTTACTTCACCATACCGACCGTGGCGGGATGGATCATACAGGCAGGTGGCGGCATCGGCAACTACAACCGGAACGTGAACACGGCAGGCTCACT from the Segatella copri genome contains:
- the traJ gene encoding conjugative transposon protein TraJ; the protein is MDFENLHQILRSLYDEMMPLCSDMTDIAKGLAGLGALFYVALRVWQSLSRAEPIDVFPLLRPFAIGLAIMFFPTIVLGTLNSVMSPIVQGTHSMLETQTFDMNEYRAQKDKLEYEAMKRNPETAYLVSNEEFDKQLDELGWSPGDVVTMAGMYVERGMYSMKKSIRDFFRELLELLFQAAALVIDVLRTFFLIVLSILGPLCFAISVWDGFQSTLTQWFCRYIQIYLWLPVSDLFSTILAKIQVLMLQNDIEALQNDPNFSIEASNGVYIVFLIIGIIGYFTIPTVAGWIIQAGGGIGNYNRNVNTAGSLGGSIAGATAGNVAGRAGRLIKSGFKKI